The Centroberyx gerrardi isolate f3 chromosome 7, fCenGer3.hap1.cur.20231027, whole genome shotgun sequence genome contains a region encoding:
- the LOC139918676 gene encoding somatostatin receptor type 5-like isoform X1: MNDYNWSSVAEDVNLSSSTPYPIGDTTATNLTHMSKEAIPFSGSGTVATAVIYITVFIVGLLGNTLVIYVVVRYAKMKTVTNMYILNLALADELYILGIPFLGTQSVLSYWPYGEFLCKVCMTADAMSQFTSTFCLTVMSIDRYLAVVHPIRSAKWRRPQVAKVFNGMVWVVSFLVVLPVTIYSDVQDMFYSCNMSWPEPQNLWSTAFILYTSILGFFGPLLVICLCYLLIVIKVRSAGVRVGLTKRRKSERKVTRMVVIIVLVFVLCWLPFFLTNMVNLVYIIPENNATATVYFFLVILTYVNSCANPLLYGFLSDNFKQSFRKVLCFHKANGVGAIDLAGGRQTAPQEKTANHNPLFSPRSHMQNGNTQSGQQRIQMEACGNIKTELLPSETAVNNQSTL, translated from the exons ATGAATGACTACAATTGGTCATCGGTGGCTGAGGATGTCAACTTGTCTTCCTCCACGCCTTACCCTATAGGCGACACCACTGCCACCAATTTGACACACATGTCAAAAGAGGCAATCCCCTTCTCCGGTAGTGGCACGGTGGCCACCGCTGTCATCTACATCACTGTCTTCATCGTGGGTCTTCTGGGTAACACGCTGGTCATCTATGTGGTGGTTCGCTATGCCAAGATGAAGACAGTTACTAATATGTACATCCTCAACTTAGCCTTGGCTGATGAACTCTACATCCTGGGAATTCCCTTCCTGGGCACCCAGAGTGTGCTCTCCTACTGGCCGTACGGTGAGTTCCTCTGCAAGGTGTGCATGACTGCCGATGCCATGAGCCAGTTCACCTCCACCTTTTGCCTGACGGTGATGAGCATCGACCGCTACCTGGCTGTGGTACATCCCATTCGCAGCGCCAAGTGGCGGAGGCCGCAGGTGGCCAAGGTGTTTAATGGCATGGTGTGGGTGGTGTCCTTCCTGGTGGTGCTGCCGGTCACCATCTACTCAGATGTACAGGACATGTTCTATTCCTGCAACATGAGCTGGCCTGAGCCCCAGAACCTGTGGTCCACTGCCTTCATCCTGTACACATCCATCCTGGGCTTCTTTGGTCCCCTACTTGTCATCTGCCTCTGTTACCTGCTCATTGTCATCAAG GTGAGGTCAGCGGGTGTACGGGTGGGCCTGACTAAGCGGCGTAAGTCGGAGCGCAAGGTGACACGCATGGTGGTGATCATCGTGTTGGTGTTTGTACTTTGCTGGCTGCCCTTCTTCCTCACCAACATGGTGAACCTGGTGTATATCATCCCTGAGAACAATGCCACTGCCACAGTCTACTTCTTCCTGGTTATCCTCACCTACGTCAACTCCTGCGCCAACCCGCTCCTCTATGGTTTCCTCTCTGACAACTTCAAGCAGAGCTTCCGGAAGGTGCTCTGCTTCCACAAGGCCAATGGCGTTGGTGCCATAGACCTGGCGGGAGGAAGACAGACTGCACCCcaggagaaaacagcaaaccATAATCCTCTCTTCTCACCCAGGAGTCACATGCAGAATGGAAACACGCAGAGCGGCCAG CAGCGTATCCAGATGGAGGCTTGTGGGAACATCAAGACAGAGCTTTTGCCTTCAGAAACAGCAGTGAACAACCAGTCAACACTATGA
- the LOC139918676 gene encoding somatostatin receptor type 5-like isoform X2, which produces MNDYNWSSVAEDVNLSSSTPYPIGDTTATNLTHMSKEAIPFSGSGTVATAVIYITVFIVGLLGNTLVIYVVVRYAKMKTVTNMYILNLALADELYILGIPFLGTQSVLSYWPYGEFLCKVCMTADAMSQFTSTFCLTVMSIDRYLAVVHPIRSAKWRRPQVAKVFNGMVWVVSFLVVLPVTIYSDVQDMFYSCNMSWPEPQNLWSTAFILYTSILGFFGPLLVICLCYLLIVIKVRSAGVRVGLTKRRKSERKVTRMVVIIVLVFVLCWLPFFLTNMVNLVYIIPENNATATVYFFLVILTYVNSCANPLLYGFLSDNFKQSFRKVLCFHKANGVGAIDLAGGRQTAPQEKTANHNPLFSPRSHMQNGNTQSGQRIQMEACGNIKTELLPSETAVNNQSTL; this is translated from the exons ATGAATGACTACAATTGGTCATCGGTGGCTGAGGATGTCAACTTGTCTTCCTCCACGCCTTACCCTATAGGCGACACCACTGCCACCAATTTGACACACATGTCAAAAGAGGCAATCCCCTTCTCCGGTAGTGGCACGGTGGCCACCGCTGTCATCTACATCACTGTCTTCATCGTGGGTCTTCTGGGTAACACGCTGGTCATCTATGTGGTGGTTCGCTATGCCAAGATGAAGACAGTTACTAATATGTACATCCTCAACTTAGCCTTGGCTGATGAACTCTACATCCTGGGAATTCCCTTCCTGGGCACCCAGAGTGTGCTCTCCTACTGGCCGTACGGTGAGTTCCTCTGCAAGGTGTGCATGACTGCCGATGCCATGAGCCAGTTCACCTCCACCTTTTGCCTGACGGTGATGAGCATCGACCGCTACCTGGCTGTGGTACATCCCATTCGCAGCGCCAAGTGGCGGAGGCCGCAGGTGGCCAAGGTGTTTAATGGCATGGTGTGGGTGGTGTCCTTCCTGGTGGTGCTGCCGGTCACCATCTACTCAGATGTACAGGACATGTTCTATTCCTGCAACATGAGCTGGCCTGAGCCCCAGAACCTGTGGTCCACTGCCTTCATCCTGTACACATCCATCCTGGGCTTCTTTGGTCCCCTACTTGTCATCTGCCTCTGTTACCTGCTCATTGTCATCAAG GTGAGGTCAGCGGGTGTACGGGTGGGCCTGACTAAGCGGCGTAAGTCGGAGCGCAAGGTGACACGCATGGTGGTGATCATCGTGTTGGTGTTTGTACTTTGCTGGCTGCCCTTCTTCCTCACCAACATGGTGAACCTGGTGTATATCATCCCTGAGAACAATGCCACTGCCACAGTCTACTTCTTCCTGGTTATCCTCACCTACGTCAACTCCTGCGCCAACCCGCTCCTCTATGGTTTCCTCTCTGACAACTTCAAGCAGAGCTTCCGGAAGGTGCTCTGCTTCCACAAGGCCAATGGCGTTGGTGCCATAGACCTGGCGGGAGGAAGACAGACTGCACCCcaggagaaaacagcaaaccATAATCCTCTCTTCTCACCCAGGAGTCACATGCAGAATGGAAACACGCAGAGCGGCCAG CGTATCCAGATGGAGGCTTGTGGGAACATCAAGACAGAGCTTTTGCCTTCAGAAACAGCAGTGAACAACCAGTCAACACTATGA